In Vanessa atalanta chromosome 29, ilVanAtal1.2, whole genome shotgun sequence, a genomic segment contains:
- the LOC125074995 gene encoding gamma-secretase subunit pen-2: MDLNRMSNTKKLQLCKWYFKVGFVLLPFVWAVNSIWFFREAFIKPPFDEQKQIKKYVIMSGAGALTWAIVLISWAVAFQLQRVSWGATGDALSFIVPLGRA; encoded by the exons atggatttaAACAGAATGAGCAATACTAAAAAGCTTCAACTGTGTAAATGGTACTTCAagg TTGGATTTGTGCTGCTGCCGTTTGTGTGGGCGGTGAACTCAATCTGGTTTTTCAGAGAAGCATTCATTAAACCACCATTTGATGAGCAGAAACAGATAAAGaaat ATGTGATAATGAGTGGTGCAGGTGCGTTGACTTGGGCGATAGTGTTAATTTCATGGGCAGTAGCGTTCCAGCTGCAGCGAGTATCCTGGGGTGCCACGGGTGACGCTCTATCATTTATAGTGCCTCTGGGACGTGCTTAA